The window CGCGCCAGTTCGTAGCGCATCTCGCGCTCTTCGTCGGCAGCGCGTTCCGCCTCAACCTCGGCGAGGAGTTCTTTGACCTCAGACGTGGTCAGATACTCCTCGTCGAGCTTCTCTTTGAAGATGGTCATCGCTTACTTCTGGGCGCGCAGGTGAGCGGGCCGGACGATGACCAACTTCTCTTTGCCACCGTCGTTGATCTGGACCTTGAACGCACGTCCCTGCTTTCCGACGACCTCACCGGTGAGGCCGTTGAAGCGTGGGTGGAAGCGTCCCTCGCGCACGCTCGGGTCGAGGTTGAGGTGGACCTTCTGACCGTCTTCGAATTCGGCGATAGAGCGCTGCGGCGGCGAAGTACCGCGCTCGCGCGGTTTGTTCGAGAGCTTTCCTCGCGTCCCCTTCATTGGACCATTGGAGCTCGGCATAGTCGTGAGAACGAATACTTGCGTCGCCATTATAAATTGCACGTTACGAACCGCGCGTGTGTGTCTCCCGCGTGGTCGCGCGG is drawn from Haloferax litoreum and contains these coding sequences:
- a CDS encoding 50S ribosomal protein L21e; the protein is MPSSNGPMKGTRGKLSNKPRERGTSPPQRSIAEFEDGQKVHLNLDPSVREGRFHPRFNGLTGEVVGKQGRAFKVQINDGGKEKLVIVRPAHLRAQK